Proteins encoded by one window of Collimonas fungivorans:
- a CDS encoding amino acid ABC transporter permease, with amino-acid sequence MSDYIEILRSFGLQLLVGEFPQGQIGGLALTLILAVTGLACAFPLAVLCGIARTSTVRWVAMPAAAIVHTVRGLPVLMLIFWAYFIVPMLIGTSVSGITTVICALIVYEVAFLGEVIKAGIQAIPKGQVEASRSLGMSYIKTLWDVVLPQALFNMIPSILNQLISLIKNTSLAYIISVNELTYAAYSVNSQLLTKPFQVYFLLAMTYFAICYSLSSLVGIAERRIKTKRQFRST; translated from the coding sequence ATGAGCGATTACATCGAGATTCTGAGGAGTTTCGGCCTGCAACTGCTGGTCGGCGAGTTTCCGCAAGGTCAGATTGGTGGTCTGGCATTAACCTTGATTCTTGCCGTGACCGGCCTAGCTTGCGCATTTCCGCTGGCTGTCCTGTGCGGTATCGCGCGTACGAGCACCGTTCGTTGGGTCGCGATGCCAGCTGCAGCGATTGTGCATACTGTCCGCGGCCTGCCTGTCCTGATGCTGATTTTCTGGGCATATTTCATCGTTCCCATGCTGATTGGCACCTCAGTCTCTGGCATCACAACCGTGATTTGTGCCCTCATTGTCTACGAAGTTGCCTTCCTGGGCGAGGTCATCAAAGCTGGCATTCAAGCCATCCCGAAAGGACAGGTCGAGGCATCTCGTTCGCTGGGGATGAGCTACATCAAGACGCTGTGGGATGTGGTGTTGCCGCAAGCTCTGTTTAACATGATTCCGAGCATCCTAAATCAGCTGATTTCGCTCATCAAGAACACGTCGCTGGCCTACATCATTAGCGTCAACGAACTTACCTACGCGGCTTATTCAGTCAACTCCCAGTTGTTGACCAAGCCCTTCCAAGTCTACTTCCTGCTGGCGATGACCTATTTCGCTATCTGCTACAGCCTGAGCTCGCTGGTCGGAATCGCTGAGCGCCGTATTAAAACCAAACGTCAATTCAGGAGCACGTGA
- a CDS encoding amino acid ABC transporter ATP-binding protein yields the protein MIRFNNVNKWYGDYHALRSVNEEVSRGEVVIVCGPSGSGKSTLIRTVNRLEPINNGQIYVDGIDIHGNGIDINKLRSRIGFVFQSFNLFPHMSVARNVMLATMRVMKISEKEARDTAMGLLEKVGLANKAGAYPGQLSGGQQQRVAIARALAMKPPVMLFDEPTSALDPEMVGEVLHVMKQLASEGMTMVCVTHEMGFARDVADRLIFMADGEVLERATPQAFFERPQHPRAQKFVADIRHA from the coding sequence ATGATTAGATTCAACAATGTGAACAAGTGGTATGGCGATTATCATGCCCTGCGTAGCGTCAACGAGGAAGTGTCGCGCGGTGAAGTAGTCATCGTTTGCGGCCCATCGGGCTCGGGTAAATCGACCTTGATTCGCACCGTGAATCGTCTAGAGCCCATCAATAATGGACAGATTTACGTCGACGGGATTGACATCCACGGCAATGGCATTGATATCAACAAGCTGCGTAGCCGTATCGGGTTCGTCTTCCAATCCTTCAACCTGTTCCCGCACATGAGCGTCGCTCGCAACGTGATGCTAGCGACCATGCGTGTGATGAAGATCTCTGAAAAAGAAGCCCGTGACACCGCGATGGGGCTGCTAGAGAAGGTCGGTCTGGCGAATAAGGCCGGGGCGTACCCTGGTCAGCTGTCTGGCGGCCAGCAGCAGCGTGTGGCAATCGCACGTGCTCTGGCAATGAAACCTCCCGTAATGCTGTTTGACGAACCGACATCGGCACTGGACCCTGAAATGGTTGGCGAAGTGCTGCATGTAATGAAGCAGCTGGCATCCGAAGGGATGACGATGGTTTGTGTCACCCACGAAATGGGCTTCGCTCGGGACGTTGCTGACCGCCTGATTTTCATGGCAGATGGCGAAGTGCTGGAACGCGCTACCCCACAAGCTTTCTTCGAGCGCCCGCAACATCCGCGTGCCCAGAAATTCGTAGCAGACATCCGCCACGCCTAA